A window of Apium graveolens cultivar Ventura chromosome 8, ASM990537v1, whole genome shotgun sequence contains these coding sequences:
- the LOC141679778 gene encoding uncharacterized protein LOC141679778 — MLYGVTCLEGVDMVRKKKLFKVAKRRAKKTIVEEKAKAYQDIYRRLNTKKGVNEVFKLVKTRNQRRRDLISIHHIKDEGDHVLLHDANIKARWGRYLCELLNTARWMNIILDPEDTQIIEVKACSQDITREKVRAVLCLMGKGKLVCMDDIPIEMWHYFADFSMRWFTNLFNVILRTTRMLNEWRLSVLVPLYKINLMLKVVVTTVALNYLVIQ; from the coding sequence ATGTTATATGGAGTTACATGTCTAGAAGGAGTGGACATGGTTAGAAAGAAAAAACTGTTTAAAGTTGCCAAAagaagggctaaaaagacaattgTGGAAGAGAAAGCTAAGGCATATCAGGATATATATCGACGTCTCAATACCAAAAAGGGAGTGAATGAAGTTTTTAAACTTGTGAAAACACGTAATCAGCGACGTCGTGATCTTATTTCGATACACCATATTAAAGACGAGGGTGACCATGTTTTATTGCATGACGCGAATATTAAAGCGAGGTGGGGTCGATATTTATGTGAATTATTAAACACCGCCAGATGGATGAACATTATTTTGGATCCCGAGGATACTCAAATTATAGAGGTTAAAGCTTGTAGTCAGGATATTACTAGAGAAAAAGTTAGAGCAGTCTTGTGTCTGATGGGTAAGGGAAAGTTAGTATGTATGGATGATATTCCGATTGAGATGTGGCACTATTTCGCAGACTTTAGCATGCGATGGTTCACAAATCTCTTTAATGTTATACTTCGAACAACTAGGATGCTAAATGAGTGGCGGTTGAGTGTTTTAGTAccattatataaaataaatttgatgCTTAAAGTTGTAGTAACTACCGTGGCATTAAATTACTTAGTCATACAATGA